From the genome of Metarhizium brunneum chromosome 4, complete sequence, one region includes:
- the Gpd2_1 gene encoding Glycerol-3-phosphate dehydrogenase yields the protein MPPRLTKLWRPVAAATAVTAVTLGGTVIYSRANKNLSHDRALVPPRRDANGKIVPPAFPPIRSRAEQLAELRKHNAKDAEYDILIIGGGATGTGIALDAVTRGLKVALVERDDFSAGTSSKSTKLVHGGVRYLEKAVWNLDYPQLELVIEALRERRGFLNIAPHLSSSLPILLPLQSWFQAPYLWAGCKMYDLLAGSQGLESSYLLSRTKAIDAFPLLKRDKLVGALVYYDGQHNDSRMNVSLALTASLYGATVLNHVEVTALDKDADGKICGATVRDLMAGEESSSRPFSVRAKGVINATGPFADAIERMDDPQRKEIIAPASGAHVMLSGKLCPKGMGILDAATSDGRVVFVLPWQGMTVAGTTDNASAVEREPVARQDDVDFILKEVSKLLEPESVLTRDDVLATWSGIRPLVRDPKAGNTESLVRSHLVTVSPSGLLTCAGGKWTTYRQMAEDAVDEAIGAFGLTPRPVALPDISGHQLPSLTTDGRCRTLSTPVLGAHGFSTSLPSQLMEVYPIDADVAHHLATNYGDRAWAVLAASPSVSRVAPSFPFIESELRHAVRSEAACTAADVIARRMRLAFLDVDVALHALPRVIDVLAEELAWSESRKEQEWRDTVRFMRSMGLDEDKLGVTREDVVTGKVRARRALGAKEPAKDVEIPLGRELEAGAMRNAA from the exons ATGCCGCCTCGACTCACCAAGCTCTGGCGTCCCGTCGCCGCAGCTACCGCCGTCACGGCCGTCACACTTGGCGGAACAGTCATCTACTCTCGCGCCAACAAGAACCTCTCGCACGACAGGGCTCTCGTTCCGCCGCGCCGCGACGCCAACGGCAAAATCGTCCCTCCCGCCTTTCCACCCATCAGATCCCGAgccgagcagctcgccgAGCTACGAAAACACAACGCCAAAGACGCCGAGTATgacatcctcatcatcggaGGCGGTGCCACGGGCACAGGCATTGCGCTGGATGCCGTGACCCGCGGCCTCAAGGTCGCCCTGGTCGAGCGCGACGACTTCTCCGCCGGCACGAGCTCCAAGAGCACCAAGCTCGTCCACGGCGGCGTGAGGTACCTCGAAAAGGCCGTCTGGAACCTCGACTACCCACAGCTGGAGCTCGTCATCGAGGCTCTCCGCGAGCGCAGGGGCTTCCTGAACATCGCGCCGCACCTGTCCAGCTCCCTGCCCATCCTGCTGCCCCTGCAGAGCTGGTTCCAGGCGCCCTACCTCTGGGCCGGCTGCAAAATGTACGACCTGCTCGCCGGCTCCCAGGGCCTGGAGTCGTCCTACCTCCTCAGCCggaccaaggccattgacgCGTTCCCGCTGCTCAAGAGGGACAAGCTCGTCGGCGCCCTGGTCTACTACGACGGCCAGCACAACGACTCCCGCATGAACGTCTCTCTCGCCCTGACCGCCTCCCTGTACGGCGCCACCGTGCTGAACCACGTCGAAGTAACTGCCCTTGACAAggacgccgacggcaagattTGCGGCGCCACGGTCCGCGATCTCATGGCCGGCGAGGAATCGTCGTCGCGGCCCTTTTCCGTGCGCGCAAAGGGCGTCATCAACGCCACCGGTCCCTTTGCCGATGCCATTGAGCGCATGGACGACCCCCAGCGCAAGGAGATCATCGCCCCGGCCTCTGGCGCCCACGTCATGCTTTCGGGAAAGCTGTGCCCCAAGGGAATGGGCATCCTGGACGCTGCCACCTCTGACGGACGCGTCGTGTTTGTTTTGCCCTGGCAGGGAATGACGGTTGCGGGAACGACGGACAATGCGTCCGCGGTGGAGAGGGAGCCCGTGGCAAGACAggacgacgtcgactttATCTTGAAGGAGGTCAGCAAGCTTCTGGAGCCCGAGAGCGTCTTGACCCGCGACGATGTTTTGGCCACCTGGTCTG GCATTCGCCCGCTGGTTCGTGACCCCAAGGCAGGCAACACCGAGTCCCTGGTGCGCTCGCACCTCGTCACCGTCTCCCCCTCGGGCCTGCTCAcctgcgccggcggcaagtGGACGACGTACCGCCAAATGGCCGaggacgccgtcgacgaggccatcGGGGCCTTTGGCCTGACGCCCCGGCCCGTCGCGCTGCCCGACATCAGCGGCCACCAACTCCCGAGCCTCACCACCGACGGCCGGTGCCGGACGCTGTCCACGCCCGTCCTCGGCGCGCACGGCTTCTCGACCTCGCTGCCGTCGCAGCTGATGGAGGTGTACcccatcgacgccgacgtcgcgCACCACCTGGCCACCAACTACGGCGACCGGGCGTgggccgtcctcgccgcctccccctcGGTCTCGCGCGTCGCCCCGTCGTTCCCCTTTATCGAGTCGGAGCTGCGGCACGCCGTGCGCTCCGAGGCCGCGTGCACCGCGGCCGACGTGATCGCCCGCCGGATGAGGCTGGCCTTTTTGGACGTGGACGTCGCGCTGCACGCTTTGCCGCGCGTCATTGACGTCTtggccgaggagctcgcgTGGTCCGAGTCACGCAAGGAGCAGGAGTGGCGGGATACCGTGCGCTTCATGAGGTCCATGGGCTTGGACGAGGACAAGCTGGGCGTCACGAGGGAGGACGTTGTCACCGGGAAGGTGAGGGCGCGGAGGGCGCTGGGCGCCAAGGAGCCCGCCAAGGACGTTGAGATTCCCCTGGGCAGAGAGCTGGAGGCTGGTGCCATGAGGAATGCTGCATAG